The proteins below are encoded in one region of Micromonospora yangpuensis:
- a CDS encoding DivIVA domain-containing protein encodes MVRPTCYRSAAYRPLVPGRVRAQRFGWTPVGRRGLDPVEVYEFLERVAGDLAIAYEAVANSRREADRFRDALRRWQSQQARMLNERSYQS; translated from the coding sequence GTGGTACGGCCGACGTGTTATCGCTCCGCGGCGTACCGGCCGTTGGTGCCGGGGCGGGTGCGGGCGCAACGCTTCGGGTGGACGCCGGTCGGGCGGCGCGGGCTCGATCCGGTCGAGGTGTACGAGTTCCTGGAACGGGTCGCCGGGGACCTGGCGATCGCGTACGAGGCGGTGGCGAACAGTCGACGGGAGGCCGACCGGTTCCGGGACGCGCTGCGCCGCTGGCAGTCGCAGCAGGCGCGGATGCTGAACGAGCGGAGCTACCAGTCGTGA
- a CDS encoding helix-turn-helix domain-containing protein encodes MLRRQIGRKFESLRKVAGLTMDQAAERLDRARATLHRIENGAEHVRFRQADVQQMLDLYSASSEDRELLLAMTAATRENKNWWHDYFSSGLPRWFQLYVGLESAASAIRQYQPELVPGLLQTRAYAEHVFTMPGSPISLGDNTEQNRAVELRVERQGLLTRFAAPQLSVILNEAVLRRPVGSAKIMLEQLHQLLKATELPNVTVQILEFSAGLHAGAMSGAFSILDFPQGSGGEVLEPTVTYLDTTTGAIYLDKPRETAAYNAIWTDVAGRALNESRSKAMIHRIAEEYSRA; translated from the coding sequence ATGCTGCGGCGCCAGATCGGCCGCAAGTTCGAGTCACTCCGCAAGGTGGCCGGACTAACGATGGACCAGGCCGCCGAACGCCTGGACCGCGCACGGGCGACGCTCCACCGCATCGAGAACGGAGCCGAGCACGTCCGCTTCCGGCAAGCTGACGTGCAGCAGATGCTCGACCTCTACAGCGCGTCCAGTGAGGATCGCGAGCTTCTATTGGCGATGACCGCCGCCACCCGAGAGAACAAGAACTGGTGGCACGACTACTTCAGCTCGGGCCTGCCTCGCTGGTTCCAGCTCTACGTCGGGCTGGAGTCCGCAGCCTCCGCGATCCGCCAGTACCAGCCCGAACTCGTCCCCGGCCTGCTCCAGACCCGGGCATACGCCGAACACGTCTTCACGATGCCGGGCAGCCCGATCAGCCTCGGCGACAACACAGAGCAGAATCGCGCCGTTGAGCTGCGGGTGGAGAGACAAGGGCTGCTCACCCGCTTCGCCGCACCGCAACTCAGCGTGATCCTCAACGAGGCGGTGTTGCGACGACCGGTTGGTAGCGCCAAGATCATGTTGGAGCAGTTGCACCAACTCTTGAAGGCGACCGAACTACCGAACGTCACTGTTCAAATACTGGAATTTTCCGCCGGCCTACACGCCGGGGCGATGAGCGGAGCCTTCTCGATCTTGGATTTCCCTCAGGGCAGCGGGGGTGAGGTGCTCGAACCCACCGTGACCTACCTGGACACGACGACCGGTGCCATCTACCTCGACAAGCCGCGCGAGACTGCCGCTTACAACGCCATCTGGACCGATGTGGCGGGCCGCGCCCTCAACGAGTCACGCTCGAAGGCAATGATCCACCGCATCGCAGAGGAGTACTCACGTGCCTGA
- a CDS encoding DUF397 domain-containing protein: MPDLTGAIWRKSSRSNNAGECVEVAANLPGVIGLRDSKDRNGPALTFEPSAWSRFVGGVKQAAHHP; the protein is encoded by the coding sequence GTGCCTGACCTGACCGGTGCCATCTGGCGCAAGTCGAGCCGCAGCAACAATGCTGGCGAGTGTGTCGAGGTGGCTGCTAACTTGCCCGGCGTCATCGGCCTACGCGACAGCAAGGACCGCAACGGCCCAGCCCTCACCTTCGAGCCGTCGGCATGGTCGCGATTCGTCGGAGGGGTCAAGCAGGCTGCCCACCACCCCTGA
- a CDS encoding very short patch repair endonuclease: protein MPSDVAQVAEASWASTPAIRRSMQSNRSHDTKPELALRRALHARGLRYRVCAKPLPDLRMKADLVFRPARVAVEVRGCFWHGCKLHCRKPSANSDYWTAKIDRNIARDLKNEMALRQAGWLLIAVWEHEEPSAAAAEIDKLVRDRRSP, encoded by the coding sequence ATGCCTTCCGATGTGGCTCAGGTTGCCGAAGCTTCTTGGGCATCAACGCCGGCTATTCGTCGGTCTATGCAGTCAAATCGTAGTCATGACACCAAGCCCGAATTGGCGCTGAGGCGGGCGTTGCATGCTAGAGGCCTTCGCTATCGCGTTTGCGCGAAGCCCTTGCCCGACCTGCGAATGAAAGCGGACCTTGTGTTCCGGCCTGCTCGGGTAGCTGTAGAAGTCCGAGGGTGTTTCTGGCACGGATGCAAATTGCATTGTCGCAAGCCTTCGGCGAACAGTGACTACTGGACTGCCAAGATTGACCGCAACATTGCCCGCGACCTCAAGAACGAAATGGCGCTGCGGCAGGCTGGCTGGCTTCTAATCGCTGTGTGGGAGCATGAGGAGCCCAGCGCTGCTGCTGCCGAGATTGATAAGTTGGTCCGCGATCGGCGCAGCCCTTAA
- a CDS encoding GIY-YIG nuclease family protein, which translates to MAEIKQSANKRKPVRSKLPANSVRDFRNLLDKALSATDDHGRKWVDARWGCYAFYDYDGEPIYVGQTNEKLRTRIRRHLTNQRTDAVAMRILDVFEVADMEVWPLWEYEGLTKKEDPQGYELARARLDAVEYTAYLQAIKTSRFRAILNEKIPPLSDVTDLPLSERFPLISKETREERGHPDVRIARRAETISRLAAVAHERGEVSDGLRRVLVIQAVRLAYISAARLAYVEGRAEPSASAIDVQGLVGTVLFEPSDPQGRKDKDETESEEGRDG; encoded by the coding sequence ATGGCTGAAATCAAGCAGTCTGCCAACAAGAGGAAGCCAGTCAGAAGTAAGCTTCCTGCGAACTCGGTCCGCGATTTCCGGAATCTTCTGGATAAGGCTCTATCGGCCACTGACGACCATGGGCGAAAATGGGTGGATGCTCGTTGGGGTTGTTACGCATTCTACGACTATGACGGTGAACCCATCTACGTTGGGCAAACAAACGAAAAGCTTCGTACGCGTATTCGGCGTCACCTGACAAATCAGCGTACCGATGCCGTCGCCATGAGGATTCTCGACGTGTTCGAGGTGGCGGATATGGAAGTATGGCCGCTCTGGGAGTATGAGGGGCTGACAAAGAAGGAAGATCCGCAGGGCTACGAATTGGCGAGAGCGCGGTTAGACGCCGTGGAATACACGGCCTATCTGCAAGCGATCAAGACAAGCCGGTTCAGGGCGATCCTGAACGAGAAGATTCCTCCTCTGTCGGACGTGACGGATCTGCCTCTCTCGGAGAGGTTTCCGTTGATCAGTAAAGAAACTCGGGAGGAGCGGGGGCATCCGGATGTGCGGATCGCTCGTCGGGCCGAAACTATCTCCCGGCTTGCGGCTGTCGCTCATGAGCGGGGGGAAGTTTCGGACGGGCTGCGAAGAGTGCTGGTGATTCAGGCCGTCAGGCTGGCTTATATCTCGGCGGCCCGCCTCGCGTACGTCGAAGGGCGGGCAGAGCCTTCCGCCTCGGCAATCGACGTTCAAGGTCTTGTGGGAACTGTTCTTTTCGAGCCCTCCGATCCACAAGGGCGGAAAGATAAAGACGAGACGGAAAGCGAAGAGGGCCGAGACGGCTAG